A genomic region of ANME-2 cluster archaeon contains the following coding sequences:
- a CDS encoding 1-(5-phosphoribosyl)-5-[(5-phosphoribosylamino)methylideneamino]imidazole-4-carboxamide isomerase, whose product MSFEVIPAVDLKSGKCVQLVQGVPGTEMVSLDDPIAQALRWVDEGAQTLHLIDLDGAIQGERINALTIEKIVAATDVTIEVGGGIRTAGDVEALLGLGVDRVIIGTAAVNDPGFVQQMSDRYGKEHIMVSLDARNGKVTTHGWARTSDFTPPELGRRLEDMGAGSILFTNIDSEGLLKGVDPEPTRNLVEAVNIPVVASGGITTADDVRIIKDTGAVAVVVGSALYTGRLSLSEAIQAAKR is encoded by the coding sequence ATGAGTTTTGAAGTGATACCTGCTGTGGACCTGAAAAGTGGAAAATGTGTGCAACTGGTGCAGGGTGTGCCCGGGACTGAGATGGTTTCGCTGGATGACCCTATTGCTCAGGCACTTAGATGGGTGGATGAAGGAGCACAAACGCTGCATCTCATCGACCTGGACGGCGCCATCCAGGGCGAAAGGATAAACGCTCTTACTATCGAAAAAATTGTAGCCGCCACTGATGTCACTATTGAAGTGGGCGGAGGCATAAGGACTGCAGGTGATGTGGAGGCGTTGCTGGGGCTTGGCGTGGACAGGGTGATCATCGGTACGGCTGCCGTGAACGACCCGGGTTTTGTGCAGCAGATGTCTGATAGATACGGAAAAGAACATATCATGGTCTCCCTGGATGCCAGGAACGGCAAAGTGACCACTCACGGGTGGGCCAGGACATCTGACTTTACCCCGCCTGAACTGGGCCGCAGACTTGAAGATATGGGTGCGGGCAGTATCCTGTTCACCAATATCGATAGTGAAGGACTGCTAAAAGGTGTGGACCCCGAACCCACCCGTAACCTGGTCGAAGCAGTGAACATCCCGGTAGTGGCATCAGGCGGCATTACCACTGCCGATGATGTGAGGATAATAAAGGATACGGGTGCTGTTGCGGTTGTTGTTGGAAGTGCGTTATATACGGGACGGCTGAGCCTGTCCGAGGCCATTCAGGCTGCCAAGAGGTAG
- a CDS encoding DUF1828 domain-containing protein yields the protein MDIESLEKEFRKKVCDEIEMFPEGKDRFIISAPFTFEDGDFLNIVLKKNGNGWYFTDEGHTFMHLSYDDLDFERGKRKEIINSVLKTHDLENDSGELKCFVEDNYFSDGFYTFIQGLIKVTDIAFTKRERIRSLFYEEFQEYLVGLFGDKCNFDYKESSKDSSGKYPVDCYVENEMPLFIFGIYNNDKCRDAMITCLTFERWGSSFTSIGIFENQEDINKKVLARFSDIIEKQYSSLSSSKERLPDYLSKIHMLS from the coding sequence ATGGACATCGAATCACTTGAAAAAGAATTCAGAAAAAAAGTTTGTGATGAAATTGAAATGTTCCCTGAAGGTAAAGATAGGTTTATAATTTCAGCTCCATTTACCTTTGAAGATGGAGATTTTTTAAATATAGTTCTTAAAAAGAATGGGAACGGATGGTATTTTACTGATGAAGGACATACTTTCATGCATCTATCTTATGATGATTTAGATTTCGAGAGAGGTAAAAGGAAAGAAATAATCAATTCGGTCCTCAAGACTCATGATCTTGAAAATGATAGTGGGGAATTAAAATGTTTTGTTGAAGATAATTATTTCAGTGATGGATTTTACACTTTTATCCAGGGACTAATTAAAGTAACAGACATTGCCTTTACTAAAAGAGAACGTATTAGATCATTATTTTACGAAGAATTCCAAGAATATTTAGTGGGGCTTTTTGGAGATAAATGTAATTTTGACTACAAAGAATCTAGTAAAGACTCTAGTGGAAAGTATCCTGTAGACTGTTATGTTGAAAATGAGATGCCATTATTTATTTTTGGTATATATAATAATGATAAATGTCGTGATGCAATGATTACCTGCCTAACATTTGAAAGGTGGGGATCTTCTTTTACTTCTATAGGTATATTCGAGAATCAAGAAGACATTAATAAGAAAGTACTTGCGAGATTTAGCGATATAATTGAAAAACAATATTCAAGTTTGAGCTCATCCAAAGAACGGTTACCCGATTATCTTAGTAAGATTCATATGTTATCTTAA
- a CDS encoding magnesium transporter, with the protein MTDFEDDTFTDMSFWISLQYQITRSTLKEGFSGLLLMSIMSLGAGMVLGMMTDVLETMPGLILLITPAIGMRGNIFGAMGSRLGTALHTGIFSTSLKSNSILSQNIFASMVNTFFVSFALGVMARVLALLLGINSIGLIEFVLISMIGGIISSVFVLFITVGVAVTGHNRGWDIDNMSAPIITAAGDMVTLPALFFAVIVMSWVGASFHTILFILFSVIVLAIIWLTVRSGPDIMKRIVYESIPILLIAGFMSTIAGLIINSKMDGFLLLPALLVMVPLFLEDNNALGGILTSRLSSMLHTGMFKPNLLPGKQILPNFLLIYLYSLVVFPLVGISAFVASMFIGIATSDVWTLVFISTAAGLMAVTIVNLVGYYVAVAAYRFRLDPDNHSIPMMSSIVDASGSVCLVAVLMMTNMV; encoded by the coding sequence ATGACAGATTTTGAAGATGATACTTTCACTGATATGTCATTCTGGATATCCCTGCAATATCAAATCACCCGTTCTACCCTGAAGGAAGGGTTCTCAGGTCTTTTATTAATGAGCATCATGAGTCTGGGAGCTGGAATGGTTCTTGGTATGATGACAGACGTGCTTGAAACCATGCCAGGATTGATACTCCTTATCACCCCTGCTATCGGTATGAGGGGTAACATCTTCGGGGCTATGGGTTCCCGGTTAGGTACAGCCCTTCATACCGGTATTTTCTCCACGTCATTAAAGTCCAACAGCATACTTAGCCAGAACATCTTTGCGTCTATGGTCAACACATTTTTTGTTTCCTTTGCCCTGGGTGTGATGGCAAGGGTGCTGGCGTTACTACTGGGTATAAACAGTATCGGTCTGATTGAGTTTGTATTAATATCAATGATAGGGGGAATTATTTCAAGTGTTTTCGTCCTGTTCATTACTGTGGGCGTTGCAGTTACCGGGCATAACCGGGGATGGGATATTGATAATATGAGTGCGCCCATTATCACGGCTGCCGGTGATATGGTTACCTTGCCTGCCCTTTTCTTTGCTGTTATAGTGATGAGCTGGGTTGGGGCGAGTTTTCATACTATTCTGTTCATCCTGTTTAGCGTAATAGTACTGGCAATAATCTGGCTTACCGTTCGTTCAGGGCCGGATATTATGAAGCGGATCGTGTATGAGAGCATCCCCATTCTGTTGATTGCAGGTTTTATGAGCACCATTGCCGGCCTGATAATCAACTCAAAAATGGATGGTTTCCTGTTATTGCCTGCACTGCTTGTTATGGTTCCACTCTTCCTGGAAGATAACAATGCACTGGGAGGCATTCTTACATCAAGGTTGTCCTCAATGCTTCACACCGGTATGTTCAAACCAAACCTGTTGCCCGGAAAACAGATATTGCCAAATTTCCTGCTGATATATCTTTACTCGCTGGTGGTGTTCCCGCTTGTCGGGATATCGGCTTTCGTTGCAAGCATGTTTATTGGGATTGCTACCTCGGATGTATGGACTCTTGTATTTATCAGCACGGCTGCAGGCCTGATGGCTGTAACTATTGTAAACCTTGTGGGGTATTATGTTGCTGTTGCAGCTTACCGGTTCAGGCTGGACCCTGATAACCATAGCATACCCATGATGTCCAGTATTGTTGATGCATCTGGTTCTGTTTGTCTTGTGGCTGTACTTATGATGACGAATATGGTGTAA
- a CDS encoding potassium channel protein, with protein sequence MMPRKIEHCSKNMKELLVGMKDTSELMLDLAYSAVIYDDEDIAEEVLRLEEKVDTLEYYMKITAMQAARSIDDAHQLSGVLKAASAAENIANAAGDIANIVWLKMGIPPELKADIREAEETVTRVTIEPDSPIIGKTLGELKLETETGMGVIAIRQGSSWIYDPEWDTSVLAGDILFARGHDEGLPLFTELVTGKPFVKREFKSTGTIDDLEKAVDIVIEMKNKSELSVGLAYSAVLFYNKEIADEVRILEEEMDQMKYDLQHWVLESAKHMDDVDQLRGLLHLANASEYISDAAYEIAEIVLREIELHPIFMMAVRESDEVISMINVYDCSPIVGKTLGELELTTETGMYIMAVKRGSRWIYRPSARTRIMGNDVLIARGSHEGEAHLLEMTACPVELKNN encoded by the coding sequence ATTATGCCACGAAAAATTGAACATTGTTCAAAGAATATGAAAGAGCTCCTTGTAGGGATGAAAGATACTTCTGAACTTATGCTTGACCTGGCATATTCTGCTGTTATCTATGACGATGAAGACATAGCAGAAGAAGTACTTCGCCTGGAAGAAAAAGTGGATACTCTTGAATATTACATGAAGATAACGGCTATGCAGGCTGCCCGCAGTATCGACGATGCCCACCAGTTATCCGGAGTCCTGAAAGCAGCATCAGCAGCAGAGAATATTGCCAATGCTGCAGGTGATATTGCAAATATCGTGTGGCTCAAGATGGGCATCCCGCCTGAACTCAAGGCAGATATTCGCGAAGCCGAAGAAACAGTTACGCGGGTAACAATAGAACCAGATAGCCCCATTATCGGTAAGACACTGGGTGAACTAAAACTTGAAACCGAAACCGGTATGGGTGTCATAGCCATACGGCAGGGTTCGTCCTGGATATATGACCCTGAATGGGATACATCTGTTCTGGCAGGGGATATCCTGTTCGCACGAGGTCATGATGAAGGACTACCCCTTTTTACGGAATTGGTCACAGGAAAGCCTTTTGTAAAACGTGAGTTCAAATCCACCGGGACCATTGATGACCTGGAAAAAGCTGTGGATATCGTAATAGAGATGAAGAACAAATCAGAACTTTCGGTAGGTCTGGCCTATTCCGCTGTACTGTTCTATAACAAGGAAATCGCAGATGAGGTCCGGATACTGGAAGAAGAGATGGACCAGATGAAGTACGACCTCCAGCACTGGGTGCTTGAGAGTGCCAAGCATATGGATGATGTTGACCAATTAAGGGGTCTGTTACATCTTGCAAACGCTTCGGAATATATTTCTGACGCCGCTTATGAGATTGCTGAGATTGTACTCCGAGAGATAGAACTGCATCCTATCTTCATGATGGCAGTCCGAGAATCGGATGAAGTGATATCAATGATCAATGTATATGACTGTTCGCCCATTGTTGGCAAGACCCTGGGTGAACTGGAACTTACTACCGAGACCGGTATGTATATCATGGCGGTGAAACGAGGCAGCCGATGGATATACCGACCCAGTGCAAGGACCAGGATTATGGGCAACGATGTGCTCATTGCAAGAGGTTCCCATGAAGGTGAAGCCCATCTCCTTGAAATGACAGCCTGTCCGGTAGAGTTGAAGAATAACTGA
- the rpl12p gene encoding 50S ribosomal protein P1 codes for MEYVYAALLLHNAGKEVTEEAITAVLESAGVEVNVVRVKALTASLEDIDITEAIEKAAFAAPAAAAPTASVAAPAAVEEATAEETAEEAEESGMEGLGALFG; via the coding sequence ATGGAATATGTTTATGCAGCACTATTACTGCACAATGCAGGGAAAGAAGTCACGGAAGAAGCAATCACAGCCGTACTTGAGTCTGCAGGTGTAGAAGTCAATGTAGTAAGGGTAAAAGCCCTGACAGCATCGTTAGAAGATATTGATATTACAGAAGCTATCGAGAAAGCCGCGTTCGCAGCACCAGCTGCAGCAGCACCCACCGCTTCAGTCGCAGCTCCGGCAGCAGTAGAAGAAGCAACAGCTGAGGAAACTGCTGAAGAGGCAGAAGAGAGCGGAATGGAAGGACTTGGCGCACTGTTCGGTTAA
- a CDS encoding 50S ribosomal protein L10, whose translation MDEIHHSEHIPRWKKDEIEEIKAKINEYPVVGLIGIHGLPSKQFQQMRSSLRDSVHIKVCKNTLIQRAMEESSDGIKSLEKYIDQETGLIFSNTNSFRIFKLLNSSKTPSPIKGGMVSPKDIVVEKGPTSFPPGPIVGDLQTAGIPAGIEGGKVVIRETKVVAKQGEVVSQKLAAMLNRLEIFPLELGLDLRATFEEGTLFEGSELAIDEALYTQNFISAARQAFNLSVNAAYPTSTTIKALIAKAVSESRNLAVNGVIYSPDVMDILMYKAQSEMLALAIVLSDEALDDDLKGLLGAQATARQPQAEEKAEPTDEVAEESAKEVTEEDAAEGLGALFG comes from the coding sequence ATGGATGAAATACACCACAGCGAACATATACCCAGGTGGAAGAAGGACGAGATCGAGGAAATCAAGGCTAAGATTAATGAGTATCCTGTTGTCGGACTGATAGGAATCCACGGACTACCTTCAAAACAGTTCCAGCAGATGCGCTCAAGCCTGAGAGATTCGGTGCATATCAAGGTATGCAAGAACACTCTGATACAAAGGGCAATGGAAGAGTCCTCTGATGGGATCAAATCCCTGGAAAAGTATATTGACCAGGAAACCGGTCTGATATTTTCCAATACGAACTCGTTCAGAATATTCAAACTCCTCAATTCAAGCAAGACCCCATCACCAATAAAGGGCGGCATGGTGTCACCAAAAGATATTGTTGTTGAGAAAGGTCCGACCTCTTTCCCTCCTGGCCCGATTGTCGGTGACCTGCAAACGGCTGGAATACCTGCCGGTATTGAAGGGGGAAAGGTTGTTATCAGGGAAACAAAGGTTGTAGCAAAACAGGGAGAAGTGGTTTCTCAAAAACTGGCGGCAATGTTAAACCGTCTGGAGATATTTCCTCTTGAGCTGGGACTGGACCTGAGGGCAACGTTCGAGGAAGGTACATTGTTTGAAGGATCTGAACTTGCAATTGATGAGGCATTATACACACAGAACTTTATATCTGCTGCCAGACAGGCATTCAACCTGTCAGTCAATGCGGCATATCCGACCAGTACTACAATAAAGGCCCTGATAGCGAAGGCAGTTTCAGAGTCAAGGAACCTGGCGGTCAATGGAGTAATATATAGTCCTGATGTGATGGATATATTGATGTACAAAGCCCAAAGTGAGATGTTAGCTCTGGCGATTGTATTGTCAGATGAAGCACTGGACGATGATTTGAAAGGTCTGCTGGGTGCACAAGCCACGGCAAGGCAGCCACAAGCCGAAGAAAAAGCAGAGCCAACAGATGAGGTCGCAGAAGAATCAGCGAAAGAAGTAACCGAAGAGGATGCCGCCGAAGGGCTTGGTGCACTGTTCGGATAG
- a CDS encoding 50S ribosomal protein L1, with amino-acid sequence MTLNDTIQAVKQALEAAPERKFTESVDIAFNLKNIDMSQPANRVDEEIILPNGLGKSIKIAVFAKGDIAHRATKAGADMILDPEEIESLKDNKNKARELANDIDFFISDVAYMPIIAKSLGPVLGPRGKMPEPLTPDKNIEDIIKKAKNSIRVRSKDRLTFHLPVGRMDMDPEKLAQNVQSVIDRIEHKLEKGKHNIRSVYVKTTMGPAVKVM; translated from the coding sequence ATGACGTTAAATGATACAATACAAGCAGTAAAACAGGCGCTTGAAGCAGCGCCCGAGCGCAAATTCACTGAAAGCGTTGACATTGCATTTAATCTTAAGAATATTGATATGAGTCAGCCCGCAAACCGTGTGGATGAAGAGATCATCCTTCCAAACGGGCTGGGTAAATCAATTAAGATTGCTGTTTTTGCAAAGGGCGATATTGCCCATAGGGCAACCAAAGCCGGCGCAGATATGATATTGGACCCTGAAGAGATAGAAAGTCTTAAGGATAACAAGAATAAAGCACGCGAGCTGGCAAATGATATCGATTTCTTCATATCGGATGTGGCGTATATGCCTATCATTGCCAAATCTCTCGGACCTGTTCTTGGTCCCCGGGGTAAAATGCCAGAACCACTGACCCCTGATAAAAATATAGAGGATATCATCAAAAAGGCAAAGAACTCTATCAGGGTACGGAGCAAGGACAGGCTCACGTTCCATCTTCCCGTTGGACGCATGGATATGGACCCTGAAAAACTTGCCCAAAATGTGCAGTCGGTCATTGACAGGATCGAACATAAACTTGAGAAGGGCAAACATAATATCAGGTCTGTTTATGTCAAGACCACTATGGGACCCGCAGTGAAGGTGATGTAA
- a CDS encoding 50S ribosomal protein L11: MGQVVEALVPGGKANPGPPLGPALGPLGVNIKEIVDSINEKTADFNGMQVPVKIIFDAKKNYTIEIGTPPTSALILKELGIEKGSGHSGTDMVGNLSIEQAAKVARMKRDSLLATNFKSAVNEIIGSCVPMGVTVEGMDPREAQKAVKNGDFNDRLES; encoded by the coding sequence ATGGGTCAAGTTGTTGAAGCATTAGTCCCTGGTGGAAAAGCCAATCCCGGTCCCCCTCTGGGTCCGGCCCTTGGTCCTCTGGGCGTTAATATTAAGGAAATCGTGGATAGCATTAATGAGAAAACTGCAGACTTTAACGGTATGCAGGTTCCTGTGAAGATTATCTTTGATGCTAAAAAGAATTATACTATCGAGATTGGGACACCTCCCACATCCGCGCTGATATTGAAAGAACTGGGCATTGAGAAGGGTTCAGGACATTCTGGAACCGATATGGTAGGCAATCTGAGCATTGAACAGGCTGCAAAAGTGGCACGGATGAAACGTGATAGTTTGCTGGCTACGAATTTTAAATCTGCAGTAAATGAAATTATCGGCAGCTGTGTACCTATGGGTGTTACCGTGGAAGGTATGGACCCCCGGGAAGCACAAAAAGCAGTAAAGAACGGGGATTTCAACGACAGGCTCGAATCATAA
- a CDS encoding transcription elongation factor Spt5, with translation MNEDVIEDTEIYVVKTTANQERSVAGLIAKMAEKEHLDVRAVLAPDELKGYILVEAPSPEQVEHAIQTLPHARSLIKGASTFTEVEHFLTPKTAVVGITEGSIVELISGPFKGEKARVKRVDETHEEITVELFEAMVPIPITVRGDNVRVLKREED, from the coding sequence ATGAATGAGGATGTAATTGAAGATACTGAGATATATGTGGTAAAGACTACGGCCAACCAGGAGCGTTCGGTTGCAGGTCTCATTGCCAAGATGGCAGAAAAAGAGCATCTTGATGTCCGGGCAGTTCTTGCACCTGATGAGTTGAAAGGCTACATATTGGTTGAGGCCCCTTCACCCGAACAGGTGGAACATGCCATACAGACACTACCCCATGCCAGAAGTCTTATCAAAGGAGCATCCACATTTACTGAAGTGGAACATTTCCTGACACCAAAGACTGCAGTGGTCGGCATCACTGAAGGTAGTATTGTAGAACTTATCTCGGGTCCCTTTAAAGGAGAGAAGGCCAGGGTCAAGCGAGTTGATGAGACCCACGAAGAAATCACTGTTGAACTGTTCGAGGCAATGGTACCCATACCCATCACGGTACGTGGTGATAATGTGAGGGTGCTAAAACGTGAAGAAGATTAG
- a CDS encoding protein translocase SEC61 complex subunit gamma: MVKEIKSTPTIPLKLSEYTRILKLTRKPTREEFTMIAKVSGAGILIIGLIGFIIYFFLTEVPKLV; this comes from the coding sequence TTGGTAAAGGAAATAAAATCTACACCTACAATACCGTTAAAACTCAGTGAATATACGCGGATATTGAAACTGACCCGCAAACCCACACGAGAGGAGTTTACAATGATAGCCAAGGTATCAGGTGCAGGTATTCTGATAATTGGGTTGATCGGGTTTATAATATATTTCTTCCTGACCGAAGTTCCAAAATTGGTATGA
- the ftsZ gene encoding cell division protein FtsZ: protein MESIIKEAITRANLEGRNQEALLKTRKDVGQTDAELEAVLQQLKTNIRVVGCGGGGSNTIQRMTEEGISGAELYALNTDAQHLLHINASRKILIGQKKTRGLGAGSLPQIGEEAAKESEDDIKSSVEGADMVFITCGLGGGTGTGSAPVVAEHARAVGALTIAVVTLPFSVEGSVRRTNAEAGLERLRDVADTVIVVPNDRLLEVVPRLPLQAAFKVSDEVLMRAVKGITELITKPGLVNLDFADVRTVMQKGGVAMIGLGEADGEDKAVESVQKALRSPLLDVDISGATSALVNVVGGPDMTISEAESVVQEVYNKIDPEARLIWGAQVDPALENSIRTMLVVTGVKSAQIYGKGSGKNITSRFGIDFVK, encoded by the coding sequence ATGGAATCCATTATTAAAGAAGCCATCACCAGGGCAAATTTGGAAGGCAGGAACCAGGAAGCGTTACTAAAAACACGTAAGGATGTGGGGCAGACCGATGCAGAGCTGGAAGCGGTTCTTCAACAATTGAAAACAAACATCCGCGTGGTCGGTTGCGGTGGTGGCGGTTCGAATACCATCCAGAGAATGACCGAAGAAGGTATATCGGGTGCAGAACTTTATGCACTCAACACGGATGCACAGCATCTTTTACATATCAATGCCAGCAGAAAGATACTGATAGGCCAGAAAAAGACCCGGGGATTGGGTGCCGGCAGTTTGCCTCAGATTGGTGAAGAAGCTGCAAAAGAGAGTGAGGATGATATCAAATCCTCGGTCGAGGGAGCAGATATGGTATTTATTACTTGCGGCCTTGGCGGGGGTACAGGTACTGGCTCAGCGCCGGTAGTTGCCGAGCATGCACGCGCGGTAGGTGCATTGACCATTGCCGTGGTCACCTTGCCATTTTCCGTGGAGGGTTCAGTCAGGCGCACGAATGCAGAAGCCGGCCTGGAGCGTCTCAGGGATGTGGCCGATACGGTCATTGTTGTACCTAATGACAGATTATTGGAAGTAGTACCAAGATTGCCTCTGCAAGCGGCATTTAAGGTTTCGGATGAAGTGTTGATGCGGGCAGTGAAGGGTATTACTGAACTCATCACGAAACCCGGTTTGGTCAATCTGGACTTTGCTGATGTAAGGACCGTCATGCAAAAGGGTGGTGTCGCGATGATAGGCCTTGGTGAAGCCGATGGTGAGGATAAAGCTGTCGAATCTGTACAAAAGGCACTGCGGAGTCCCCTGCTTGATGTGGACATTTCAGGAGCAACTTCAGCACTTGTCAATGTGGTGGGCGGACCTGATATGACCATTTCAGAAGCAGAGAGTGTGGTTCAGGAGGTCTACAATAAGATCGATCCCGAAGCACGTCTCATCTGGGGTGCACAGGTAGATCCCGCACTGGAGAATTCAATCCGTACCATGCTGGTAGTGACAGGTGTGAAATCTGCTCAGATCTATGGTAAAGGCAGTGGCAAGAACATTACCAGTCGCTTTGGTATTGATTTCGTAAAATGA
- the hemB gene encoding porphobilinogen synthase, which yields MFTNTTRFPTTRLRRLRTPAIRRMVKATTLSVDDLIAPLFIDENLEAPKPILSMPGFRRETPSSVADEAKTLADLGVPAVVLFGLPKEKDETGSHAHGDNDVVQNATRDIKAELGDDMVVITDLCLCEYTTHGHCGMVDYETEEVLNDPTLPILGRTAVSQARAGADIVAPSGMMDGMVAAIRSALDESGLSNTPIMSYAAKYSSSFYGPFREAAESGYSFGDRSTYQMDPGNSDEALREVEQDILEGADIVMVKPALPYLDIIYRVKHEFRMPTAAYNVSGEYSMVRGAVDKGWLDEKAIMESLISIKRAGADMILTYFAKDVATKLKK from the coding sequence ATGTTTACAAATACTACCAGGTTCCCCACAACAAGATTGAGACGACTCAGGACACCGGCAATACGGCGCATGGTCAAAGCCACGACCCTGTCAGTGGATGACCTGATAGCACCCCTGTTCATAGACGAGAACCTGGAAGCTCCCAAGCCTATCCTGTCCATGCCGGGGTTCAGACGGGAGACCCCTTCTAGTGTGGCGGATGAAGCCAAAACACTGGCAGACCTGGGAGTTCCGGCAGTGGTCTTATTCGGGCTGCCCAAAGAGAAGGACGAGACAGGGTCACACGCCCACGGTGACAATGATGTTGTCCAGAATGCGACCCGTGATATCAAAGCTGAACTGGGGGATGATATGGTGGTCATCACCGACCTGTGCCTTTGCGAGTATACCACCCATGGACACTGCGGTATGGTGGATTATGAGACCGAAGAGGTTTTGAACGACCCGACCCTGCCCATCCTGGGTAGGACCGCTGTGAGCCAGGCCCGGGCCGGCGCAGATATTGTGGCACCTTCGGGAATGATGGATGGCATGGTGGCCGCTATCCGCAGTGCTCTTGATGAGAGTGGTCTTTCCAATACACCTATCATGTCATATGCAGCCAAGTATTCCTCATCGTTCTACGGACCGTTCAGGGAGGCAGCTGAATCGGGATACAGTTTCGGGGACCGTTCAACGTACCAGATGGACCCCGGGAATAGTGATGAAGCCCTGAGGGAAGTGGAACAGGACATCCTGGAAGGGGCCGACATTGTTATGGTAAAGCCCGCCCTGCCATACCTGGATATCATTTACCGGGTAAAGCACGAGTTCAGAATGCCTACGGCTGCCTATAATGTGAGCGGTGAGTATTCCATGGTAAGGGGTGCCGTGGATAAGGGCTGGCTGGATGAGAAGGCCATCATGGAATCACTTATTTCCATTAAACGGGCCGGAGCGGATATGATCCTCACCTATTTTGCAAAGGACGTGGCGACAAAACTCAAAAAATAG
- the hemA gene encoding glutamyl-tRNA reductase, translating into MTEISSMLITHVKANVEDIEKLHAWHGGVDKILERLYSHELVEECAVLMTCNRVEVYVVSPKGSKVLFHFARMMKVPNLIVDFLDHEESMRHLMRLTSGLESMIVGEDQILGQVKDLYNLAKQTGTTGKMLDTVFSKSIQVGKRVRNETDINRGSVSIGSAAVELADDVLGNLDGKTVMIIGAGEMGSLVARALANKNIKVIYVANRTFERAETLACELNGKAIKYDLIHEYIRESDVVISATAAPHMVITKEMMEGVMKEHKRDILLIDIANPRDIDESTKEIDGVRLFNIDSLKSISEKNLVRRKSEISKVENIIDEELRLLRIQYKRQQADRIISALYSMINEIRCHERDAAINKLKAYHTIGEIETEVLNDLTHSVANKILAEPTKILRNAAEHDNELFLDTVAELFRLNGNRNNKNN; encoded by the coding sequence ATGACTGAAATTTCAAGCATGCTTATTACCCACGTAAAGGCCAATGTGGAAGATATTGAAAAACTTCATGCCTGGCATGGCGGCGTTGACAAAATACTGGAAAGATTATATTCCCATGAACTGGTGGAAGAATGTGCCGTGCTTATGACCTGTAACAGGGTTGAGGTCTATGTAGTTTCGCCCAAAGGCAGCAAAGTACTCTTTCATTTTGCCAGGATGATGAAAGTCCCGAACCTCATTGTTGACTTCCTTGACCACGAAGAGTCGATGCGCCATCTCATGCGGTTGACATCCGGTCTGGAGTCCATGATAGTGGGTGAGGACCAGATACTGGGACAGGTAAAGGACCTGTACAATCTCGCAAAGCAGACCGGGACCACGGGCAAGATGCTGGATACAGTGTTTAGCAAGTCCATTCAGGTGGGCAAGCGGGTACGCAACGAGACCGATATTAACAGGGGTTCTGTGTCGATAGGTTCTGCTGCTGTGGAATTAGCAGACGATGTCCTTGGAAATCTTGACGGAAAGACCGTGATGATAATCGGGGCAGGAGAAATGGGGTCACTGGTTGCACGGGCACTTGCGAATAAGAATATTAAGGTTATTTATGTAGCCAACCGTACTTTTGAGCGGGCCGAGACCCTGGCCTGTGAACTTAATGGAAAAGCCATTAAATATGACCTGATACATGAATATATCAGGGAATCTGATGTTGTTATCAGTGCAACTGCAGCACCCCACATGGTCATCACCAAAGAGATGATGGAAGGAGTCATGAAAGAGCACAAAAGAGACATTCTGCTGATTGATATTGCAAATCCAAGGGACATTGATGAGTCAACAAAAGAAATAGATGGTGTCAGGCTGTTCAACATTGACAGCTTGAAAAGTATCAGTGAAAAGAACCTTGTGCGGCGCAAGAGTGAGATATCAAAGGTCGAAAATATCATTGATGAAGAGTTAAGACTGTTAAGGATTCAATACAAGCGCCAGCAGGCTGACAGGATCATTTCGGCACTTTATAGCATGATAAACGAAATCCGGTGTCATGAGCGGGATGCGGCCATTAACAAGTTGAAAGCTTACCATACCATCGGTGAGATTGAAACTGAAGTATTGAACGACCTGACCCATTCAGTCGCTAACAAAATACTGGCAGAGCCTACAAAGATCTTGCGTAATGCAGCTGAACATGATAATGAATTGTTCCTGGACACAGTGGCCGAACTGTTCAGGCTTAATGGTAACAGGAATAATAAGAACAACTAA